One genomic region from Clostridium saccharobutylicum DSM 13864 encodes:
- the coaD gene encoding pantetheine-phosphate adenylyltransferase, translated as MKVAVYPGSFDPITNGHLDIIKRGAKVFDKIIVAVLVNIDKKCLFEINERVELIKKVTSNIDNIEVVSFSGLLMNFLKENNANVILKGLRTTYDFEYELQMAFMNNELDSSIETICMMTSQKNLHISSSAVKQVARFGGNIEGLVPKEIVSDIMTRINI; from the coding sequence ATGAAAGTGGCAGTTTATCCAGGAAGTTTTGATCCAATAACTAATGGCCATCTTGATATTATAAAAAGGGGAGCCAAGGTGTTTGACAAAATTATAGTAGCAGTATTAGTTAATATTGATAAAAAGTGTCTTTTTGAAATAAATGAAAGAGTAGAATTGATAAAAAAGGTAACGAGTAACATAGATAATATAGAAGTTGTAAGCTTTAGTGGGCTTCTAATGAATTTCTTAAAGGAAAATAATGCCAATGTAATCTTAAAAGGATTACGAACAACATATGATTTTGAGTATGAGTTACAAATGGCTTTTATGAACAATGAGTTGGATTCTAGTATTGAGACTATATGTATGATGACATCTCAAAAGAATTTACATATAAGTTCTTCAGCAGTTAAACAAGTAGCGAGGTTTGGTGGAAATATTGAAGGTCTTGTTCCAAAGGAGATTGTCTCTGATATAATGACTAGAATAAATATCTAA
- a CDS encoding acetate kinase: protein MKILVINCGSSSLKYQLINMEDKGVLAQGLVERIGISGSILTQKVDGRDKYVIESPLKDHQEAIDLVLRTLVDDNQGVIKSMEEISAVGHRVVHGGEKYATSVVVTEEVIKNLEDFIKLAPLHNPPNIIGIRACQALMPNTPMVAVFDTAFHQTMPEKAFMYPLPYELYKEDHIRRYGFHGTSHKYVAGEVAKWMKKDIKDIKTITCHLGNGVSVTAVNGGQSIDTTMGFTPLDGIIMGSRSGSIDPAIVTYLVKEKGYSIDEVNEILNKKSGVLGISGLGTDFRDIRAAVEERNDKRALLTMDIYGYQIKKQIGAYAAAMAGVDAIVFTAGIGEHAPEIRVRALTDMEFLGIELDVDKNDNQNIGDGMEISKPSSKVKVFVIPTNEELMIAEETLELIQK, encoded by the coding sequence ATGAAAATATTAGTTATAAATTGTGGTAGTTCTTCTTTAAAATATCAACTTATTAACATGGAAGATAAGGGTGTTTTAGCTCAAGGACTAGTTGAGAGAATTGGAATAAGTGGATCAATCTTAACTCAAAAGGTTGATGGAAGAGATAAATATGTAATTGAATCACCACTAAAGGATCATCAAGAAGCTATTGATCTTGTATTAAGAACTTTAGTAGACGACAATCAAGGTGTAATAAAATCTATGGAAGAAATATCAGCTGTTGGCCATAGAGTTGTTCATGGTGGAGAAAAATATGCAACTTCAGTAGTAGTTACTGAAGAAGTTATTAAGAATCTTGAAGATTTTATTAAATTAGCACCACTTCATAATCCACCAAATATAATTGGAATTAGAGCTTGTCAAGCACTTATGCCAAATACTCCAATGGTTGCAGTATTCGATACAGCATTCCACCAAACTATGCCAGAAAAAGCATTTATGTATCCATTACCATATGAATTATATAAAGAAGATCACATAAGAAGATATGGATTCCATGGAACATCTCATAAATATGTAGCTGGTGAAGTTGCTAAATGGATGAAGAAAGATATTAAGGACATTAAAACTATTACTTGTCACTTAGGTAATGGAGTAAGTGTTACTGCTGTTAACGGTGGTCAATCTATAGATACTACAATGGGATTCACACCACTTGATGGAATTATCATGGGATCAAGATCTGGAAGTATAGATCCAGCTATAGTTACATACTTAGTTAAGGAAAAAGGATATTCTATAGATGAAGTGAATGAAATTTTAAATAAGAAATCTGGTGTCTTAGGAATATCAGGATTAGGCACAGATTTTAGAGATATTAGAGCAGCAGTTGAAGAAAGAAATGATAAGAGAGCATTGCTTACTATGGATATTTATGGATATCAAATTAAAAAGCAAATTGGAGCTTATGCAGCAGCAATGGCTGGAGTAGATGCAATTGTATTTACTGCGGGTATAGGAGAACACGCTCCTGAAATAAGAGTTAGAGCATTAACTGATATGGAATTCTTAGGAATTGAATTAGATGTAGATAAAAATGATAATCAAAATATTGGAGATGGAATGGAAATATCAAAACCTTCTTCAAAAGTAAAGGTATTTGTCATCCCTACAAATGAAGAATTAATGATTGCTGAGGAAACTTTAGAATTAATTCAAAAGTAA
- the acpP gene encoding acyl carrier protein — translation MFEKIQAIIADKLSIDEESVVMEASFIEDLNADSLDIVELIMALEDELDIEIPDEDVENFKTVGDVVNYVKAHHEE, via the coding sequence ATGTTTGAAAAAATCCAAGCAATTATTGCTGATAAATTAAGTATCGATGAAGAAAGCGTTGTTATGGAAGCATCATTTATTGAAGATTTAAATGCTGATTCATTAGATATAGTTGAGCTTATAATGGCTCTAGAAGATGAACTAGATATCGAAATACCAGATGAAGATGTTGAAAACTTTAAAACAGTTGGAGATGTTGTAAATTACGTAAAAGCTCATCACGAAGAATAA
- the recG gene encoding ATP-dependent DNA helicase RecG — protein MDIYSNISLLKGVGPKATEKLNRCGIFNILDVLLYFPRDYEFVNGNVEFENITGEDKQILKCKVIQFKRDIKTKTGKLLTTIEFVYNGHKVSAKWFNQRYIKNSFTMGNFYNLIGKFKRIGNMLEVLSPVIACEEALTSEIIPKYPLKGDISNKLFEKLINEILSHVEVKENLPQDILNKYLLISLKDAIKSIHFPENKEMLDKAITRLKFQELFTYSLKLLLLKYKLKKNTNGILFEWVDELKDFKEILPFPLTGAQTKVVRDILRDQKSNSPMNRLIQGDVGSGKTIVALIAIFNVIKNGYQCAFMAPTEILASQHYEEARKMFFSFNIEIELLTGGTSLKEKRRIKERLKGDEPILLIGTHALFQDDVEFGKLGLIVTDEQHRFGVEQRSKLINKGKKADCLVMTATPIPRTLALYLYSDLDVSVIDELPPGRKKIDTRFFEESQRNIGYELAYDEIKKGRQVYIVCPLIEEDEKQELNSVQALYDELSSGIFKNLKVKVLHGKMKGQEKDEIIKSFKNDEFKVLISTTVIEVGVNVPNASVMIVENAERFGLAQLHQLRGRVGRGCYESYCILIAKAKSNTTKKRMNIMTQSSDGFLIAEQDLKLRGAGEMFGKNQSGDEGFALANLYDDMNILRCAKLEANNILKNDSQLNRELINEISNTLEKSSKYICFN, from the coding sequence ATGGATATATACAGTAATATTTCTTTGTTAAAGGGAGTGGGTCCAAAAGCTACAGAGAAATTAAACAGATGTGGAATTTTTAATATATTGGATGTATTGTTGTATTTTCCAAGAGATTATGAATTTGTAAATGGTAATGTAGAGTTTGAAAATATCACGGGTGAAGATAAACAAATATTAAAATGTAAGGTGATTCAGTTTAAAAGAGACATTAAAACCAAAACTGGTAAATTATTAACAACAATAGAATTTGTGTATAATGGACATAAAGTTTCTGCAAAATGGTTTAATCAACGATATATAAAAAATTCATTTACCATGGGAAATTTTTATAATTTAATTGGCAAGTTTAAAAGAATTGGAAATATGTTAGAGGTTTTAAGCCCAGTAATTGCATGTGAGGAAGCATTGACAAGTGAAATTATACCTAAGTATCCACTTAAGGGGGATATAAGCAATAAGTTATTTGAAAAATTGATTAATGAAATATTATCTCATGTAGAAGTAAAAGAAAATCTACCTCAAGATATATTAAATAAGTATTTATTAATTTCCTTAAAAGATGCTATAAAAAGTATACATTTCCCAGAAAATAAAGAAATGCTAGATAAAGCTATAACGAGGCTTAAGTTTCAGGAATTATTTACATACTCATTAAAATTACTACTATTAAAATATAAATTAAAGAAAAATACTAATGGAATACTGTTTGAATGGGTAGATGAACTTAAAGATTTTAAAGAAATATTACCATTTCCTCTTACTGGTGCTCAAACAAAAGTTGTAAGAGATATTCTAAGAGATCAAAAGTCTAACTCACCTATGAATAGATTAATTCAAGGAGATGTTGGTAGTGGTAAAACTATAGTTGCCTTAATTGCTATTTTTAATGTTATTAAAAATGGATATCAATGTGCCTTTATGGCACCGACGGAGATACTTGCAAGTCAGCATTACGAAGAAGCGAGAAAGATGTTTTTTAGTTTTAATATTGAAATAGAATTATTGACAGGCGGCACATCTTTAAAAGAAAAACGAAGAATTAAAGAAAGACTTAAGGGTGATGAGCCTATTTTATTAATAGGAACTCATGCATTATTTCAAGATGATGTGGAGTTTGGGAAATTAGGACTTATAGTAACTGATGAACAACATAGATTTGGAGTGGAGCAAAGAAGTAAGCTTATCAATAAAGGGAAGAAGGCTGATTGTTTAGTTATGACTGCTACTCCAATTCCAAGAACATTAGCATTGTATTTATATTCAGATTTGGATGTATCTGTTATTGATGAATTACCACCAGGAAGAAAGAAAATCGATACTAGGTTTTTTGAAGAATCTCAAAGAAATATAGGTTATGAATTAGCTTATGATGAAATAAAAAAAGGAAGACAGGTATACATAGTATGTCCTCTTATTGAAGAAGATGAGAAACAAGAATTAAATTCTGTTCAAGCGCTATATGATGAACTTAGTAGTGGAATCTTTAAAAATTTGAAAGTAAAAGTCCTTCACGGAAAAATGAAAGGACAAGAAAAAGATGAAATTATAAAATCATTTAAAAATGATGAATTTAAGGTTCTAATATCAACAACTGTTATAGAGGTAGGAGTTAATGTACCAAATGCATCCGTTATGATAGTAGAAAATGCGGAAAGATTTGGGCTAGCTCAACTTCATCAATTGCGAGGAAGAGTTGGGAGAGGATGTTATGAATCTTATTGTATATTGATAGCGAAAGCTAAGAGTAATACAACTAAAAAGAGAATGAATATAATGACACAATCTAGTGACGGATTTTTAATAGCTGAGCAAGATTTAAAATTAAGAGGAGCAGGAGAAATGTTTGGAAAAAATCAAAGTGGTGATGAAGGTTTTGCATTGGCTAATCTGTATGATGATATGAATATTTTGAGATGTGCTAAGTTAGAAGCGAATAATATATTGAAAAATGACTCACAATTAAATAGAGAGTTGATAAATGAAATAAGTAATACTTTGGAAAAGAGTAGCAAATATATTTGTTTTAATTAA
- the rpmF gene encoding 50S ribosomal protein L32: MGCPARKTGKAKTKQRRAQTFKASLPGIVECPQCHEMKLAHRVCKNCGYYKGKEVVASQN, encoded by the coding sequence ATGGGTTGTCCTGCAAGAAAAACTGGAAAAGCAAAAACAAAGCAAAGAAGAGCTCAAACTTTTAAAGCTAGTTTACCTGGTATAGTTGAATGTCCACAATGCCACGAAATGAAACTTGCTCATAGAGTATGTAAGAACTGTGGTTATTACAAAGGTAAGGAAGTTGTAGCTTCTCAAAACTAA
- the pta gene encoding phosphate acetyltransferase: MNLMQKIWDAAKSDKKKIVLPEGNEERTIVAAEKINRLGLAHPILIGNKEEIINKGHALDVDLSQVEIIDPAESENLEKYITAFYELRKNKGITLEKAEKIVKDPLYFATMMVKLDDADGMVSGAVHTTGDLLRPGLQIIKTAPGVSVVSSFFIMEVPNSSYGEDGLLLFADCAVNPMPNEDQLAAIAIATAETAKRLCNMDPKVAMLSFSTKGSADHEVVDKVRNATKKANELRPDLDIDGELQLDASIVEKVANQKAPGSKVAGKANVLVFPDLQAGNIGYKLVQRFANAKAIGPVCQGFAKPINDLSRGCSSDDIIDVVALTAVQAQNIK; the protein is encoded by the coding sequence ATGAATCTTATGCAAAAAATATGGGATGCAGCAAAATCTGATAAGAAAAAAATTGTTCTTCCAGAAGGTAATGAAGAGAGAACAATAGTTGCAGCTGAAAAAATAAATAGATTAGGATTAGCTCACCCAATTTTAATCGGAAATAAAGAAGAAATAATAAATAAAGGACATGCACTAGATGTTGATTTATCACAAGTTGAAATAATTGATCCAGCTGAATCAGAAAATCTAGAGAAATATATAACAGCTTTTTATGAATTAAGAAAAAATAAAGGTATAACTTTGGAAAAAGCTGAAAAAATAGTTAAAGATCCATTATATTTTGCTACAATGATGGTAAAATTAGATGATGCTGATGGAATGGTTTCAGGAGCTGTTCATACAACAGGCGATTTGTTAAGACCAGGATTACAAATTATTAAAACTGCACCTGGAGTATCAGTTGTTTCAAGTTTCTTTATAATGGAAGTTCCAAATTCATCATATGGAGAAGATGGTTTATTATTGTTTGCAGATTGTGCCGTTAATCCAATGCCAAATGAAGACCAATTAGCAGCAATTGCAATTGCGACAGCTGAAACAGCTAAGAGGTTATGTAATATGGATCCAAAGGTAGCAATGTTATCATTCTCTACAAAGGGAAGTGCAGATCATGAAGTTGTCGATAAAGTTAGAAATGCAACAAAGAAAGCAAATGAATTAAGACCAGATTTAGACATAGATGGGGAATTACAATTAGATGCATCTATAGTTGAAAAGGTTGCTAATCAAAAAGCACCAGGAAGTAAAGTGGCTGGTAAAGCTAATGTTCTAGTATTCCCAGATTTGCAAGCTGGAAATATAGGATATAAATTAGTGCAAAGATTCGCAAATGCTAAAGCAATTGGACCAGTTTGTCAAGGATTTGCAAAACCAATTAATGACTTATCAAGAGGATGTAGTTCAGATGATATTATAGATGTAGTTGCATTAACAGCTGTTCAAGCACAAAATATTAAGTAG
- the ylbJ gene encoding sporulation integral membrane protein YlbJ, whose product MTYVIILWFLIICLTYILIKQLNIQKNIMICIFISILIIVFALNINTCIPAAIDGCKLWYKAILPTTFPFVVICNLLIYYDGITLYSKFLGPLICKPLGLSRNCSFPIAASILCGYPLGAKYCADIYSMGYIEKNEYERLLNIASNVGPLFLIGSVGVALLNNVYLGYILLIGSYLSAFLIGLVTKKNRNSNSLSSPSYPKNKTVNFGLAIKNAVENGVNTTLSIGGFIIIFSVIISVIESNNYISNFFRNLEQIFNLSPGILYGSFLGSIEITNGCNILSSIKISLCLKMSIISFLCSFSGLAIIAQVSSFVSHTKINFSKYIFLKVIQGIFSFVITYALIYILPTSIYTSTINSSSSLNVYLYFIPILILLVLTLLFHLFSKLFFHAT is encoded by the coding sequence ATGACATATGTTATTATCTTATGGTTTTTAATTATTTGCCTAACGTATATTTTAATTAAGCAACTTAATATTCAAAAAAATATTATGATTTGTATATTTATTTCTATATTAATAATTGTATTTGCATTAAATATAAACACATGTATACCTGCAGCCATTGACGGATGTAAATTGTGGTATAAAGCTATTTTACCAACCACCTTTCCGTTTGTAGTAATTTGTAACTTACTTATATATTACGATGGAATAACTCTTTACTCAAAATTTCTTGGACCTCTAATATGTAAACCTCTTGGACTTTCCAGAAATTGCTCATTTCCTATAGCCGCTAGTATATTATGTGGATATCCGCTAGGAGCAAAATACTGTGCTGATATATATTCAATGGGATATATTGAAAAAAATGAGTATGAAAGACTTTTAAATATAGCTTCCAACGTAGGTCCTCTATTTTTAATCGGTTCTGTGGGCGTAGCTCTTTTAAATAATGTTTATCTGGGATATATCTTACTTATAGGAAGTTATCTCTCTGCATTCTTAATAGGATTAGTTACAAAAAAAAATAGGAACTCAAATAGTCTGAGTTCCCCCTCTTATCCTAAAAATAAAACAGTAAATTTTGGCTTAGCAATAAAAAATGCAGTTGAAAATGGAGTAAACACTACATTATCTATTGGTGGTTTTATAATAATATTTTCAGTGATCATATCTGTTATTGAAAGTAATAACTATATATCTAATTTTTTTAGAAATTTAGAGCAAATATTCAATTTAAGTCCTGGAATTTTGTACGGTTCATTCTTAGGCAGCATCGAAATCACTAATGGTTGTAATATTTTATCCAGTATAAAAATTTCATTATGTCTTAAAATGAGCATAATAAGCTTTCTATGCTCATTTTCAGGTTTAGCTATAATTGCTCAAGTAAGCTCATTTGTAAGTCATACAAAGATTAATTTTAGTAAATATATTTTTTTAAAAGTAATACAGGGAATATTTAGCTTTGTTATAACATATGCATTAATTTATATTTTACCTACAAGTATATATACATCTACAATAAATTCCTCTTCATCATTGAACGTATATCTATACTTTATACCAATATTAATATTGCTTGTACTAACTTTGCTTTTTCATTTATTTAGTAAATTATTTTTTCATGCTACGTAA
- the plsX gene encoding phosphate acyltransferase PlsX, whose product MKIAIDGMGGDNAPVAVIEGAVQALKEYKDIELYITGPEETINLELAKYSYPKNKIKVIDAKEIISPNEHPVMALRRKKDSSIVKALNLVRDKTCDAVISGGSTGAFLAGCTLIVGRINGVERPALAPIMPGRRGNFMIVDVGANVDCKPSFLVQFAKMGKIYYQKVFRVKNPSIGLINIGAEEEKGNELTKSTFKLLKQEDSLNFKGNIEPRDVSAGNTNILVSDGFVGNTVLKMYEGTASSILGIVKDEVLESSIFSKLGVLLLKPVLKNIMKKFDYKEYGGAPFLGVDGICIKAHGSSDARAFKNAIRQTKIFYGNNVLEDIKNEFSS is encoded by the coding sequence ATGAAAATAGCAATAGATGGCATGGGGGGAGATAATGCACCAGTGGCTGTAATAGAGGGTGCTGTGCAAGCCTTAAAAGAATACAAGGATATTGAATTATACATTACTGGTCCAGAGGAAACTATAAATTTAGAATTGGCTAAATATAGTTATCCGAAGAATAAAATTAAAGTTATTGATGCAAAGGAAATAATTTCACCGAATGAACATCCGGTAATGGCTTTAAGGAGAAAAAAGGATTCGAGTATAGTTAAAGCATTAAATTTAGTTAGAGATAAAACATGTGATGCAGTAATATCTGGTGGAAGTACAGGAGCGTTTTTGGCAGGATGCACTTTAATAGTTGGAAGAATAAATGGAGTAGAAAGACCAGCGCTTGCTCCTATAATGCCAGGAAGGCGTGGAAACTTTATGATAGTAGATGTTGGAGCTAATGTTGATTGTAAACCATCATTTTTGGTTCAATTTGCAAAGATGGGTAAAATATATTATCAAAAGGTTTTCCGAGTTAAAAATCCAAGTATAGGTCTTATAAACATAGGAGCTGAAGAAGAAAAGGGAAATGAATTGACAAAATCTACATTTAAGCTATTAAAACAAGAAGATTCTCTTAATTTTAAAGGAAATATAGAACCACGGGATGTATCTGCAGGAAATACAAATATCTTAGTAAGTGATGGATTTGTAGGAAATACAGTATTGAAAATGTATGAAGGAACAGCTTCAAGCATTTTAGGAATTGTAAAAGATGAAGTTCTTGAATCATCAATATTTTCTAAATTAGGTGTTTTATTATTAAAACCAGTACTAAAAAATATAATGAAGAAATTTGATTATAAAGAATATGGTGGCGCTCCATTTTTGGGTGTTGATGGTATCTGTATAAAAGCTCATGGCAGCTCAGATGCAAGGGCTTTTAAAAATGCTATTAGACAAACTAAGATTTTTTATGGAAATAATGTACTAGAAGATATTAAAAATGAGTTTTCTAGTTAA
- a CDS encoding nucleotidyltransferase, which produces MIIIITGIITEYNPFHKGHEYHLQKAKSDTNSDGIVCVMSGNFMQRGIPSIIDKWKRAEMAIKNGVDLVLELPLVYSISSAEYFAFGSVSLLNSLGIVDNLYFGSEDGDVSTLKKIAEILADEPFEYKTILKENLKSGLPFHSSRSNALASYIKSDDILDILRNSNNILGIEYIKTLKLLNSSICPYTLKRQGSAYNDYNLTNSFSSATSIREHLKKHDVSSLTNSLPKHSYEILYNLSSSNYRFIFEEDMFKYIKYKLLTNKNALINLPDISEGLDKKILKEVVNCNSLNELILKSKSKRYTYTRINRILAQSFLNLEDFDLHKLSKTPPPYARILGFNAKGRDMIKSIKLKSNINIITKVSKNNLCEHMKIDILGTKAYSILNPAVNPMDDYLKTPIIIS; this is translated from the coding sequence GTGATTATAATAATTACAGGAATTATTACAGAATACAATCCATTTCATAAAGGACATGAGTATCATCTACAAAAAGCAAAAAGTGATACAAATTCAGATGGTATAGTTTGTGTCATGAGTGGGAATTTTATGCAAAGAGGAATTCCTTCAATCATAGATAAGTGGAAAAGGGCTGAAATGGCAATAAAAAACGGTGTTGATTTAGTTCTAGAGCTTCCTCTAGTTTACTCAATATCATCTGCTGAATATTTCGCTTTCGGAAGTGTATCTCTTCTCAACTCTTTAGGAATAGTAGATAATTTGTATTTTGGAAGTGAAGACGGAGATGTTAGCACATTAAAAAAAATAGCTGAAATTTTAGCTGATGAACCTTTTGAATATAAAACTATTTTAAAAGAAAATTTAAAATCCGGATTACCTTTTCATTCAAGTAGATCAAATGCGCTTGCTAGCTATATAAAATCTGATGACATTTTAGATATTCTTCGCAATTCTAATAACATTTTAGGAATAGAATATATCAAAACTTTAAAATTACTAAATAGTTCAATATGCCCTTACACCTTAAAAAGACAAGGTTCTGCTTATAATGACTATAATTTAACAAACTCATTTTCTTCTGCCACCTCAATTAGAGAGCATTTAAAAAAACATGATGTATCTTCATTAACTAACTCCCTTCCAAAACATAGCTATGAAATATTATATAATTTATCTTCTTCAAACTACAGATTCATTTTTGAAGAAGATATGTTTAAATATATTAAATACAAATTATTAACAAATAAAAATGCGCTTATAAATTTACCTGATATCTCAGAAGGATTAGACAAAAAAATATTAAAAGAAGTCGTAAATTGTAATTCTCTAAATGAACTAATACTAAAATCCAAAAGTAAAAGATATACCTATACTAGAATTAATAGAATACTGGCTCAAAGTTTTTTAAATCTAGAAGACTTTGATTTACACAAACTTTCAAAAACACCCCCACCATACGCTAGAATTCTTGGATTTAACGCTAAAGGACGAGATATGATAAAAAGTATAAAATTAAAATCAAATATAAATATAATAACAAAAGTTTCAAAAAATAATTTATGCGAACATATGAAGATTGATATATTAGGAACCAAAGCTTATTCTATTTTAAATCCAGCAGTAAATCCAATGGATGATTATTTAAAAACGCCAATTATAATATCATAA
- a CDS encoding YceD family protein: MKVQISDIISGRDRSKKINYTFEMPKFDFEGDIIKPIGPCEVVGVIFSDSDILILNAKIKTNLEMICSRCLDTFIYPIDIDIEERFTTNSDSKDDEAIVVMDDVLDITEIVETSIISTLPIKRVCKDDCKGLCQECGCNLNYETCSCHKEDVDIRFEALRGLFDNKEV; encoded by the coding sequence ATGAAAGTACAAATTTCAGATATTATTTCAGGAAGAGATAGAAGCAAGAAAATTAATTACACATTTGAGATGCCTAAGTTCGACTTCGAAGGAGATATAATTAAACCTATAGGTCCTTGTGAAGTGGTTGGAGTGATTTTTTCAGATAGTGATATATTAATATTAAATGCTAAAATTAAAACTAATTTAGAAATGATATGTTCACGATGTTTAGATACCTTTATCTATCCAATAGATATTGATATAGAAGAAAGGTTTACAACTAATAGCGATAGCAAAGATGACGAAGCTATAGTTGTAATGGATGATGTTTTAGACATCACGGAAATTGTTGAAACTAGTATAATTTCAACATTACCTATTAAAAGAGTTTGTAAAGACGACTGTAAAGGACTTTGCCAAGAATGTGGATGTAATCTTAATTACGAAACATGTTCTTGTCATAAAGAAGACGTAGATATACGTTTTGAAGCCTTGAGAGGGTTGTTTGACAATAAGGAGGTGTAA
- the rsmD gene encoding 16S rRNA (guanine(966)-N(2))-methyltransferase RsmD: protein MRIIAGKARGHKLIPPATMETRPTLDRVKEAMFSSIQLYIPNAVVVDVFAGTGSLGLECASRGANEVYLFDKSSVTFPLLKQNVENLKFKDFCFPINVDAYLGLKQLASQGKKFDIIFIDPPYCKEMIPEAMKMVEEHELLKKDGIIVTKIDTIEEIYDGYEEIKLTKSKKYGNTTVCYYKYKEK, encoded by the coding sequence TTGAGAATAATAGCAGGAAAAGCAAGAGGACATAAATTAATACCTCCAGCAACAATGGAAACTAGGCCAACATTAGATAGAGTTAAAGAAGCGATGTTTAGTTCAATACAATTATATATACCTAATGCTGTGGTTGTAGATGTTTTTGCAGGTACAGGAAGTTTAGGTTTGGAATGTGCCAGTAGAGGTGCAAATGAAGTTTATCTATTTGATAAGAGTTCAGTAACGTTTCCATTATTAAAACAAAATGTAGAAAATCTTAAATTTAAAGATTTTTGTTTTCCAATAAATGTTGATGCATATTTAGGATTAAAACAACTAGCAAGTCAAGGAAAGAAGTTTGACATAATATTTATTGATCCACCTTATTGTAAAGAAATGATTCCGGAAGCCATGAAAATGGTTGAAGAGCATGAACTTTTAAAAAAAGATGGAATAATTGTTACTAAAATAGATACAATTGAAGAGATTTATGATGGATATGAAGAAATAAAATTGACTAAAAGTAAAAAGTATGGTAATACGACTGTATGCTATTATAAATATAAGGAGAAGTAA
- the rnc gene encoding ribonuclease III, whose product MNKYTIKEIEENLGVCFNNSNLIKTALTHSSFANQFKDAEYNERLEFLGDSVLQLCITEYLFNNFKNKSEGELTKIRSLIVCENSLYEIAKKLNLGNYIRMSKGEELTGGRERISIQADSVEAVIAAVYLDKGIGFVRDFILLHFEDIIHKAINNEIILDFKTKLQELLQKDGEISIQYELTKYDGPPHRRKFFTNVTIDKKVMGEGSGYSKKEAEQNAAKQALINLEGINE is encoded by the coding sequence ATGAATAAGTACACTATTAAAGAAATTGAAGAAAACCTAGGAGTTTGTTTTAATAATTCAAATTTAATTAAGACAGCATTAACACATAGTTCATTTGCTAATCAATTTAAAGATGCTGAGTATAATGAAAGACTTGAATTTTTAGGAGATTCAGTTTTGCAGCTTTGCATTACAGAATATCTTTTCAATAATTTTAAAAATAAAAGTGAAGGAGAACTAACCAAAATAAGAAGCTTGATAGTTTGTGAAAATTCTCTCTATGAAATTGCTAAGAAACTAAACCTTGGTAATTATATAAGAATGAGTAAAGGTGAAGAACTTACAGGAGGTAGAGAGAGAATATCAATACAGGCAGATTCAGTTGAAGCAGTAATAGCTGCTGTTTATTTGGATAAAGGAATTGGTTTTGTTAGAGATTTTATATTGCTTCATTTTGAAGATATAATACATAAAGCTATAAATAATGAAATAATATTAGATTTTAAAACAAAGCTTCAAGAACTTTTGCAAAAGGATGGAGAAATATCAATTCAATATGAATTAACTAAATATGATGGGCCTCCACATAGAAGAAAATTTTTCACAAATGTAACAATAGATAAGAAGGTTATGGGTGAGGGTTCTGGTTATAGCAAAAAGGAAGCAGAACAAAATGCAGCCAAACAAGCTTTGATTAATTTGGAAGGGATAAATGAGTAA